In a single window of the Flavobacterium sp. W4I14 genome:
- a CDS encoding DNA-binding response OmpR family regulator (product_source=COG0745; cath_funfam=3.40.50.2300; cog=COG0745; pfam=PF00072; smart=SM00448; superfamily=52172) has translation MSNLLVKKIFIVDDDENIHDIINLIFEEEHYLIKSVLSVDNLEEAIADFLPDIILLDIRIGKHDGRDICNKLKHNPKTAHLPIILLSALNMDNLGCSPTAIIEKPFDIMDLQQKVKTLLDKN, from the coding sequence ATGAGCAACTTGCTAGTTAAGAAAATCTTCATAGTTGATGATGATGAGAACATCCACGACATTATAAATTTAATTTTTGAGGAAGAGCATTACCTGATTAAAAGCGTTTTAAGTGTTGATAATTTGGAAGAAGCAATCGCTGATTTTCTACCAGATATCATTTTATTGGATATTCGTATTGGTAAACATGATGGACGGGATATTTGCAATAAATTAAAACACAATCCTAAAACAGCTCATTTGCCCATTATATTGCTTTCGGCTTTAAACATGGATAATTTAGGCTGCTCACCAACTGCCATCATTGAAAAACCTTTTGATATTATGGATCTCCAACAGAAAGTAAAAACATTGTTGGATAAAAACTAA
- a CDS encoding exodeoxyribonuclease-3 (product_source=KO:K01142; cath_funfam=3.60.10.10; cog=COG0708; ko=KO:K01142; pfam=PF03372; superfamily=56219; tigrfam=TIGR00195), whose product MKIATYNVNGINGRLPVLLRWLEETQPDVVCLQELKAPQEKFPEQAIKDAGYNAIWHGQKSWNGVAILARNLEIKELKRNLDGDPEDLHSRYIEAMVNNVIIGCLYLPNGNPAPGPKFEYKLRWFERFTAHAAKLLEYNLPVVLCGDYNVIPTELDAYKPERWVDDALFRPETRLAFQNLMAQGWTDAIRKLYPTETIYTFWDYFRNAYGRDAGLRIDHFLLSPQVSDRLKSAGVDKQVRGWEKTSDHGPVWIELSEV is encoded by the coding sequence ATGAAAATAGCAACTTATAATGTAAATGGAATAAATGGGCGCTTACCTGTGCTGTTACGTTGGCTGGAAGAAACCCAACCTGATGTGGTTTGTCTACAGGAATTAAAGGCTCCCCAAGAAAAATTTCCGGAGCAGGCTATTAAAGATGCTGGTTATAATGCCATTTGGCATGGTCAAAAAAGTTGGAATGGCGTTGCTATATTGGCTCGAAACCTGGAAATAAAAGAGCTAAAACGAAATTTGGATGGCGATCCTGAAGACTTGCACAGCCGATACATCGAGGCAATGGTGAATAATGTTATAATTGGTTGTCTTTATCTCCCGAACGGAAATCCAGCACCAGGGCCAAAATTCGAATATAAATTGCGATGGTTTGAGCGTTTTACAGCCCATGCGGCAAAACTGTTAGAATATAATTTACCAGTAGTTTTATGTGGCGATTATAACGTAATACCTACGGAGCTTGATGCATATAAGCCAGAACGTTGGGTTGATGATGCTTTATTCCGTCCTGAAACCCGTTTGGCATTTCAAAATTTAATGGCGCAAGGCTGGACAGATGCGATCAGAAAATTATACCCTACCGAAACGATATATACCTTTTGGGATTATTTCAGAAATGCATACGGTAGAGATGCGGGATTAAGAATTGATCATTTTTTACTAAGTCCTCAAGTTAGTGATCGCTTAAAATCTGCGGGAGTAGATAAACAAGTTAGGGGCTGGGAAAAAACAAGCGATCACGGGCCGGTATGGATTGAACTAAGCGAGGTTTAA
- a CDS encoding PAS domain S-box-containing protein (product_source=TIGR00229; cath_funfam=3.30.450.20; cog=COG2202; pfam=PF08447; smart=SM00086,SM00091; superfamily=55785; tigrfam=TIGR00229): MSTNKKNIDLSIICDDHWDVVFDHLGLGFWELSIATGILRSTRSFKKNLGCPTDQVLSYEKVLGLILPEDLDHVQDEIELTVSGEKNSYHTVHRICRPDGEIRWIKADGILSQQDGECLKLIGTLLDVTDLKNKP, from the coding sequence ATGAGTACAAATAAGAAAAATATTGATCTATCCATTATTTGCGATGATCATTGGGATGTGGTGTTCGACCACCTAGGCCTTGGTTTTTGGGAATTAAGTATAGCAACAGGCATACTCCGTTCAACCCGGTCATTTAAGAAAAACCTAGGTTGCCCAACAGATCAGGTTTTAAGTTATGAAAAAGTTTTAGGTTTAATTCTACCAGAAGACCTTGACCACGTTCAGGATGAAATTGAACTTACGGTTTCGGGAGAAAAAAACAGTTACCACACGGTACACAGAATTTGTCGGCCTGATGGAGAAATTAGATGGATTAAAGCTGACGGAATACTATCTCAACAGGACGGCGAATGCTTAAAATTAATAGGAACACTTTTAGATGTAACCGATTTAAAGAATAAGCCGTAA
- a CDS encoding hypothetical protein (product_source=Hypo-rule applied; superfamily=81648; transmembrane_helix_parts=Inside_1_8,TMhelix_9_31,Outside_32_45,TMhelix_46_68,Inside_69_88), with protein sequence MEKVNHQKIIISTLLKVLLMIVIIFILNSWPNIKQSFSGNVPAFSYWLDHSFKISNIILILGFGGYFYYKDLSDQKELIEKSKNTNQH encoded by the coding sequence ATGGAAAAAGTAAATCACCAAAAAATCATCATCAGTACCTTGCTAAAGGTTTTGCTAATGATTGTTATTATTTTCATTCTTAACTCCTGGCCAAACATTAAACAGAGTTTTAGTGGTAATGTGCCAGCATTTAGTTATTGGCTTGATCATAGTTTCAAAATAAGTAATATCATCCTCATCTTAGGGTTTGGTGGTTATTTCTATTATAAAGATTTGAGCGATCAAAAAGAACTGATAGAAAAGTCAAAAAACACCAATCAGCATTAA
- a CDS encoding putative aminopeptidase FrvX (product_source=COG1363; cath_funfam=3.40.630.10; cog=COG1363; pfam=PF05343; superfamily=53187), whose protein sequence is MAKKKDDEKKKHVAVVTKKSLQFLEEYINNPAPTGYEWEGQKLWLNYLKPYIDEHFIDNYGTAVGVINPKAAFKVVIEAHADEISWYVNYITADGLIYVIRNGGSDHQIAPSKRVNIHTEKGLVKAVFGWPAIHTRHGEKEQAPELKNIFLDCGCTTKEEVEKLGIHVGCVITYEDEFMVLNDRYYVGRALDNRVGGFMIAEVARLLKENKKKLPFGLYIVNSVQEEIGLRGAEMIAQRIKPNVAIITDVTHDTTTPMINKNIQGDLSAGKGPVVSYAPAVQTNLNKLLIKTAEKNHIPFQRQASSRSTGTDTDAFAYSNGGVPSALISLPLRYMHTTVEMVHKEDVDNVISLIYESLLNITDGQDFREFK, encoded by the coding sequence ATGGCTAAGAAAAAAGACGACGAAAAGAAAAAACATGTTGCTGTGGTAACTAAAAAATCGCTACAGTTTCTTGAAGAATACATCAATAACCCTGCTCCTACCGGTTACGAATGGGAAGGGCAAAAACTTTGGTTAAACTATTTAAAACCATATATCGATGAACATTTTATCGATAATTATGGTACCGCTGTAGGTGTTATTAACCCTAAAGCTGCTTTTAAAGTAGTTATAGAAGCACATGCGGATGAAATTTCCTGGTACGTAAATTACATCACCGCAGATGGTTTAATTTATGTAATCCGCAATGGTGGTTCAGATCATCAGATTGCGCCATCAAAACGGGTAAATATTCATACTGAAAAGGGATTGGTTAAAGCGGTGTTCGGTTGGCCAGCAATCCACACCCGACATGGCGAAAAAGAACAGGCACCAGAATTAAAAAATATCTTTTTAGACTGTGGTTGCACTACAAAAGAAGAAGTAGAAAAATTGGGCATCCACGTAGGCTGTGTAATTACCTACGAAGATGAGTTTATGGTTTTGAATGACCGCTATTATGTGGGCCGTGCCTTAGATAACCGTGTGGGCGGCTTTATGATTGCCGAAGTAGCACGTTTATTAAAAGAGAACAAGAAGAAACTTCCTTTCGGTTTATATATTGTAAACTCTGTACAGGAAGAGATTGGTTTACGCGGTGCCGAGATGATTGCCCAGCGCATTAAACCCAATGTGGCCATTATTACCGATGTAACACATGATACCACTACGCCAATGATTAACAAAAACATTCAAGGCGATTTATCAGCGGGTAAAGGCCCTGTGGTTTCGTATGCGCCAGCTGTTCAAACCAATTTAAATAAATTATTAATTAAAACCGCTGAGAAAAACCATATTCCTTTCCAGCGTCAGGCATCTTCGCGTTCTACCGGAACCGATACCGATGCTTTTGCCTATTCGAATGGCGGCGTACCATCAGCATTAATTTCGCTGCCGTTACGCTATATGCATACTACCGTAGAAATGGTACACAAAGAGGATGTTGACAATGTAATCAGCTTGATTTATGAAAGCTTATTGAACATTACCGACGGTCAGGATTTCAGAGAGTTTAAATAA
- a CDS encoding N-acetylglutamate synthase-like GNAT family acetyltransferase (product_source=COG1246; cath_funfam=3.40.630.30; cog=COG1246; pfam=PF13673; superfamily=55729) codes for MVQIEQIFPSLTWRIRHEAMYPELPFDSVKLPDDFDGIHFGLYLDHKLTGVVSLFHDGDIYQFRKLAVLPDTQKAGYGSQLMAYILDFCKIQKATKLWCNARVNAKEFYFKFGFHETDKTFFKDGYDFVVMEKEL; via the coding sequence ATGGTTCAAATTGAGCAAATATTCCCTTCTCTAACCTGGCGGATCAGGCATGAGGCCATGTATCCAGAATTACCTTTTGATAGTGTAAAGCTTCCCGATGATTTTGACGGCATCCATTTTGGATTATACCTTGATCATAAGTTAACGGGAGTGGTTTCTTTATTCCATGATGGGGATATTTATCAGTTCCGTAAACTTGCCGTTCTGCCCGATACTCAAAAAGCAGGTTATGGCTCACAACTAATGGCCTATATCCTTGATTTTTGTAAAATTCAAAAAGCAACAAAACTATGGTGCAACGCACGTGTAAATGCTAAGGAATTTTATTTTAAATTTGGCTTCCATGAAACAGATAAAACCTTTTTTAAAGATGGTTACGATTTTGTGGTAATGGAAAAAGAACTTTAA
- a CDS encoding hypothetical protein (product_source=Hypo-rule applied; cleavage_site_network=SignalP-noTM; superfamily=56925), which translates to MKSKNAIKTFSALLICLAIFGKAKAQDSTKVEQPTEVKSLNKIRLNLLSLHYEREQKIGKLTTAYVGVGVAGTFLLEYSYNYKSGSDTKTYFDLSPNMYAGIRKYYNFENRIKKGKKTINNAANYFGLDVATYFSPLLKEGNINQYNVIDFEIGITPQWGIQRSIGKKTNFELSLGPTIRINKYQTYFGVDGRIGFSFLL; encoded by the coding sequence ATGAAATCTAAAAACGCAATCAAAACATTTTCGGCCTTACTTATTTGCCTGGCCATTTTCGGTAAAGCAAAGGCTCAAGACAGCACAAAAGTAGAACAGCCAACAGAAGTAAAATCATTAAATAAAATAAGGCTGAACCTCTTGTCTTTGCATTATGAAAGAGAACAAAAGATAGGAAAACTAACTACAGCCTACGTAGGTGTGGGTGTAGCAGGAACCTTTTTGTTAGAATATAGTTACAATTATAAAAGTGGAAGTGACACTAAAACCTATTTTGATCTTTCACCAAACATGTATGCCGGAATCAGGAAATATTACAATTTTGAAAACAGAATAAAAAAAGGAAAAAAAACCATTAATAACGCAGCTAATTATTTTGGTCTCGATGTAGCTACATATTTTTCTCCCTTGCTTAAAGAAGGCAACATCAATCAATATAATGTGATAGATTTTGAAATCGGAATCACCCCTCAATGGGGCATCCAACGCAGTATTGGCAAAAAAACAAATTTTGAGCTCTCATTAGGTCCAACTATACGCATCAATAAATATCAAACTTATTTTGGCGTTGATGGTAGAATAGGCTTTAGCTTTTTATTATAA
- a CDS encoding putative MFS family arabinose efflux permease (product_source=COG2814; cath_funfam=1.20.1250.20; cog=COG2814; pfam=PF07690; superfamily=103473; transmembrane_helix_parts=Inside_1_12,TMhelix_13_35,Outside_36_49,TMhelix_50_72,Inside_73_78,TMhelix_79_101,Outside_102_105,TMhelix_106_125,Inside_126_131,TMhelix_132_154,Outside_155_158,TMhelix_159_181,Inside_182_216,TMhelix_217_239,Outside_240_243,TMhelix_244_266,Inside_267_278,TMhelix_279_296,Outside_297_299,TMhelix_300_319,Inside_320_339,TMhelix_340_359,Outside_360_362,TMhelix_363_385,Inside_386_390), translating to MQITQKLSRVDILLMAFCTGLIVANIYYCQPLVILIAKDFNLTETDAGRITYLTQIGYALGLFLLVPLGDMFERKKQILIITGLAIFALLVAAVSHTFFVLEVASVLIGTCSIVPQLILPLAANLSTDENRGANIGMIMSGLLVGILASRAVSGSIGFWLGWRAVYYIAAGICGLLILLMAKRFPQSYPAFKGTYKELMRSMFSYIKTQPALRETSIINFLAFAIISAFWTTMVLFLANPPFNFQTLQIGLFGIAGAAGALAAPLVGKLSDGNNPRKNLMIGFILQIVSIVLFYFTGSHLYLFVIGIVLIDIGQQAIHVTNQTRIYTLIPEARNRLNTIFMSVSFIGASCGSALGLWLWDQGGWALFCYGMTGIIVLNILIYQFYGRKNK from the coding sequence ATGCAGATTACTCAGAAATTATCACGCGTCGATATCCTCCTCATGGCTTTTTGCACAGGCCTGATTGTTGCAAATATTTATTATTGCCAACCACTGGTGATTTTAATTGCGAAAGATTTTAACCTCACCGAAACCGATGCCGGACGGATTACCTACCTCACGCAGATCGGTTACGCTTTAGGGCTTTTCCTTTTAGTACCGCTGGGCGATATGTTTGAGCGCAAAAAACAGATCCTTATAATTACCGGACTGGCAATCTTCGCCTTACTGGTTGCCGCGGTTTCACATACCTTTTTTGTATTGGAAGTTGCCTCAGTTTTAATTGGCACCTGCTCTATTGTACCCCAATTGATTTTGCCCTTAGCAGCTAATTTAAGTACCGATGAAAATCGTGGGGCCAATATTGGGATGATTATGAGTGGTTTGCTGGTTGGAATTTTAGCCTCGCGGGCGGTAAGTGGCAGTATTGGCTTTTGGTTAGGCTGGAGAGCCGTTTATTATATTGCGGCCGGAATTTGCGGCCTGCTTATTCTTTTAATGGCCAAACGTTTTCCACAAAGTTATCCTGCTTTTAAAGGCACCTACAAAGAACTCATGCGTTCGATGTTCAGTTATATCAAAACCCAACCTGCCTTAAGGGAGACTTCAATTATTAACTTCCTGGCTTTCGCCATTATTAGTGCATTTTGGACTACCATGGTATTGTTTCTGGCTAACCCACCCTTTAATTTCCAAACCTTGCAGATTGGATTATTTGGAATTGCTGGCGCCGCAGGCGCATTGGCAGCACCATTGGTTGGAAAGTTAAGCGATGGCAACAATCCTCGCAAAAACTTAATGATTGGTTTTATATTACAAATCGTAAGTATCGTCTTGTTTTATTTTACTGGCAGCCATTTGTACCTATTTGTAATTGGCATTGTACTTATAGACATCGGTCAGCAAGCCATACACGTAACCAACCAGACCCGAATTTACACCTTAATACCAGAGGCCAGAAACAGACTGAACACTATTTTTATGTCGGTTAGTTTTATTGGTGCCAGTTGCGGCTCGGCTTTGGGTTTGTGGCTTTGGGACCAAGGCGGATGGGCATTATTCTGTTATGGAATGACGGGTATAATTGTCCTAAATATCTTAATTTATCAGTTTTACGGAAGAAAAAACAAATAA
- a CDS encoding propionyl-CoA carboxylase beta chain (product_source=KO:K01966; cath_funfam=3.90.226.10; cog=COG4799; ko=KO:K01966; pfam=PF01039; superfamily=52096) — MDKKIALLKDKINQANLGGGQARIDSQHKKGKLTARERIHFLMDEGSFEEIGMMVTHRSTDFGMEREKYLGDGVVTGYGTINGRLTYVFSQDFTVFGGSLSETHAEKICKLMDMAMKNGAPLIGLNDSGGARIQEGVVSLGGYADIFYKNVQASGVIPQLSAIMGPCAGGAVYSPAITDFILMVENTSYMFVTGPNVVKTVTHEEVTSEELGGASTHATKSGVTHFACANEIEAINHVKKLLSYMPQNCEEIADHLPYETADESRPELNTFMPENASQPYDIREVISAVADADSFLEVHAAYAENIVVGFARLAGRSIGVVANQPAYLAGVLDSNSSTKAARFVRFCDCFNIPLLVFEDVPGFLPGTDQEWNGIITNGAKLLYAFSEATVPRITVITRKAYGGAYDVMNSKHIGADMNYAWPSAEIAVMGAKGAAEIIFKREITLAENPEEKWLEKEKLYSDIFANPYRAAERGFVDEVIEPAQTRTKLIKAFKMLENKAVNNPRKKHGNIPL, encoded by the coding sequence ATGGACAAAAAAATAGCATTACTTAAAGATAAGATCAACCAGGCAAACCTTGGCGGTGGACAGGCCCGAATCGACAGTCAGCATAAAAAAGGTAAACTTACAGCCCGAGAGCGCATTCATTTTTTAATGGATGAAGGGAGCTTCGAAGAAATTGGCATGATGGTTACGCACCGGAGTACTGACTTTGGCATGGAACGCGAAAAATATCTTGGCGATGGTGTCGTAACGGGCTATGGAACAATTAATGGCAGGTTAACTTATGTATTCTCTCAGGATTTCACGGTGTTTGGCGGTTCACTCTCCGAAACCCATGCAGAGAAAATTTGCAAGCTTATGGATATGGCCATGAAAAATGGTGCACCACTGATCGGTTTAAATGATAGTGGCGGTGCCCGCATTCAGGAAGGGGTTGTTTCTTTGGGCGGCTATGCCGATATCTTTTATAAAAATGTACAGGCTTCGGGCGTTATTCCGCAGTTATCGGCCATTATGGGTCCATGTGCAGGTGGAGCTGTTTATTCGCCAGCCATTACCGATTTTATTTTAATGGTAGAAAATACTTCTTATATGTTTGTTACGGGCCCAAATGTGGTTAAAACGGTAACGCACGAAGAAGTAACCTCAGAAGAATTAGGAGGCGCCAGCACACATGCTACAAAATCGGGCGTTACCCATTTTGCATGCGCCAATGAAATTGAAGCCATTAACCATGTAAAGAAACTATTGAGCTATATGCCGCAAAATTGTGAGGAAATAGCCGATCATTTACCTTACGAAACAGCTGATGAAAGCCGACCGGAATTAAATACTTTTATGCCGGAAAATGCTTCCCAGCCTTATGATATACGGGAAGTGATTTCTGCCGTGGCCGATGCTGACAGCTTTTTAGAGGTGCATGCGGCTTATGCTGAAAATATTGTGGTAGGCTTTGCCCGCCTTGCAGGAAGAAGTATTGGCGTTGTAGCCAATCAGCCCGCTTATTTGGCAGGTGTTTTAGATAGCAACTCTTCTACTAAAGCAGCACGTTTTGTCCGCTTTTGCGATTGCTTTAATATTCCATTATTGGTATTTGAAGATGTACCGGGGTTTTTACCAGGTACAGATCAGGAGTGGAATGGCATTATCACCAATGGTGCAAAATTATTATACGCTTTTAGCGAGGCTACGGTACCACGCATTACTGTAATTACCAGAAAAGCTTATGGAGGTGCTTATGATGTGATGAACAGCAAACATATTGGTGCAGATATGAACTACGCCTGGCCAAGTGCAGAAATCGCTGTAATGGGTGCTAAAGGTGCCGCAGAAATTATTTTTAAAAGAGAAATTACCTTAGCAGAAAACCCTGAAGAAAAGTGGCTGGAGAAAGAAAAATTATATTCAGATATCTTTGCCAACCCTTATCGTGCGGCAGAACGAGGCTTTGTTGATGAGGTGATTGAACCAGCCCAAACCCGTACAAAGTTGATAAAAGCCTTTAAGATGTTGGAAAATAAGGCGGTGAATAATCCAAGAAAGAAACATGGAAATATACCTTTGTAG
- a CDS encoding hypothetical protein (product_source=Hypo-rule applied), translating to MFIFMAKMGISGAPVFCTSIDKEIMNAVIMQIELEHEGGKDAAKDTAKFTDFKLVELNHPIFSYEFSSSHFFLKSSFIEHFKRYVDPYHPTVPTPPPNFI from the coding sequence ATGTTCATCTTCATGGCGAAGATGGGTATATCTGGTGCGCCGGTATTTTGTACGAGTATTGACAAGGAAATCATGAACGCTGTAATCATGCAAATCGAGTTAGAGCATGAAGGCGGGAAGGATGCCGCCAAAGACACTGCAAAATTTACCGATTTTAAACTCGTTGAACTTAATCATCCTATCTTTTCTTACGAATTCTCTTCAAGTCACTTCTTTCTGAAGAGCAGTTTCATCGAACATTTCAAAAGATATGTAGATCCATATCACCCTACGGTGCCAACACCCCCACCTAACTTTATCTAG
- a CDS encoding MFS superfamily sulfate permease-like transporter (product_source=COG0659; cog=COG0659; pfam=PF00916; superfamily=52091; transmembrane_helix_parts=Inside_1_25,TMhelix_26_45,Outside_46_48,TMhelix_49_68,Inside_69_72,TMhelix_73_95,Outside_96_98,TMhelix_99_116,Inside_117_120,TMhelix_121_143,Outside_144_175,TMhelix_176_198,Inside_199_204,TMhelix_205_227,Outside_228_265,TMhelix_266_288,Inside_289_347,TMhelix_348_377,Outside_378_396,TMhelix_397_428,Inside_429_535) encodes MQKFNPAFSGSDVKKYILKKNLKKDLPASIVVFLVALPLCLGIALASGAPLFAGLITGIIGGVVVASFSGSQLSVSGPAAGLTVIVLGAITSLGSYQTFLLAVVLAGVFQMILGLVKAGTIGNYFPSSVIEGMLAAIGLILILKQLPHALGVDTDFSGDEGFFQQDHENTFSAITAAVSHFSLAAVVISLLSIAILIIWPKFPKLAVVPAPLLVVTLGVLGTILFAGTDHPLRADQMVKIPVVSGFGEFLGLFTMPDFSQLANKNVYITAATIAVVASLETLLSIEAVDKIDPIKRVSPTNRELIAQGLGNITSGMVGGLPMTSVIVRSSANVNAGARTKMSAIFHGCWLLLSLLFIPGVINMIPLSCLAAILLVTGYKLTRISLFKHMYHKGWDQFVPFVVTVLAVLFTDLLKGVAVGMLVSIFYLLRTNMRNPFFYRITNEGDKKHIRIKLAEEVSFLNKAAIQVVLTNIPKETDVIIDGSNARYIDPDVLETIYNYKHNAYTKGIIVTLENIQKHYTVPKLNITVEEDINKS; translated from the coding sequence ATGCAAAAGTTTAACCCGGCCTTTTCAGGTTCGGATGTGAAGAAATATATTCTTAAAAAGAATTTAAAGAAAGATTTACCTGCAAGTATTGTAGTGTTTTTAGTGGCTTTGCCATTGTGTTTGGGTATTGCACTAGCCTCAGGTGCACCGTTATTTGCTGGTTTAATCACTGGTATTATTGGAGGGGTAGTGGTTGCCTCTTTCAGTGGATCGCAGTTGAGCGTTAGTGGTCCCGCAGCGGGTTTAACCGTTATTGTTTTGGGTGCCATAACATCTTTGGGAAGTTATCAAACCTTTTTACTTGCAGTTGTACTGGCAGGGGTATTTCAAATGATTTTAGGCCTGGTTAAAGCCGGAACTATTGGTAATTACTTTCCTTCAAGTGTAATTGAGGGGATGCTTGCAGCAATCGGACTGATTTTGATTTTAAAACAGTTGCCACATGCGTTGGGTGTTGATACCGATTTCAGTGGCGACGAAGGATTCTTTCAGCAAGATCACGAAAATACTTTTTCTGCGATTACAGCAGCGGTAAGCCATTTTAGTTTGGCTGCAGTGGTTATCAGTTTATTATCGATAGCTATTTTGATCATTTGGCCTAAATTTCCAAAATTAGCGGTTGTACCTGCACCATTGTTGGTAGTAACGCTTGGGGTTCTTGGAACTATACTTTTTGCTGGTACAGATCATCCACTACGTGCCGATCAGATGGTGAAAATTCCAGTGGTAAGTGGTTTTGGCGAATTTTTAGGCCTGTTTACCATGCCCGATTTCTCTCAGTTGGCTAATAAAAATGTTTATATAACAGCTGCAACTATTGCTGTTGTAGCAAGTTTAGAAACATTATTAAGCATAGAGGCAGTAGATAAAATAGATCCAATTAAACGTGTATCCCCAACAAACAGAGAATTAATTGCCCAAGGTTTAGGCAACATCACCAGTGGTATGGTTGGTGGTTTACCTATGACATCGGTAATTGTTCGTAGCTCGGCAAATGTTAATGCTGGTGCCAGAACCAAAATGTCGGCTATTTTTCATGGTTGTTGGTTATTACTCTCACTTTTGTTTATTCCTGGGGTAATTAACATGATTCCGTTATCGTGTTTGGCCGCAATCCTTCTGGTAACAGGATACAAACTAACCCGTATTAGTTTATTTAAACACATGTACCATAAAGGATGGGATCAGTTTGTGCCATTTGTAGTGACGGTGCTAGCAGTTTTATTTACCGATCTGCTAAAAGGTGTGGCCGTTGGCATGTTGGTTTCTATTTTCTATTTACTCCGTACCAATATGCGCAACCCATTCTTTTACAGAATTACAAATGAAGGCGATAAAAAGCACATCAGGATTAAACTGGCCGAAGAGGTTTCCTTTCTGAACAAAGCAGCAATACAGGTAGTTTTAACGAATATTCCGAAAGAAACAGATGTAATTATTGATGGTTCGAATGCCAGGTATATCGATCCTGATGTATTGGAAACGATTTATAATTACAAGCATAATGCCTATACCAAGGGCATTATCGTCACTTTGGAGAACATCCAAAAACATTATACAGTACCAAAATTAAATATAACAGTAGAAGAAGATATTAATAAATCATAA